The Quercus lobata isolate SW786 chromosome 4, ValleyOak3.0 Primary Assembly, whole genome shotgun sequence genome segment ACTCCAGCAATAGAATTCATCttcaaacacaacaacaacagatAACAATCCAAATTTTCCTATTATTTGTAGCCAAAGCCAAAACTCTGTGTCTATAAAAGATGGATCCAGAGGCAGCACAAAAGGCCAGAGAGTCCCTGGAATTGGCATTCCAAATGTCCAACATTCTAGACACTGGTCTCGACCGCCACACCCTCTCTGTTCTCATTGCTCTCTGTGACCTCGGTCTCAACCCTGAATCACTCGCTGCCGTTGTCAAAGAActcccaacacacacacacacccaacacaaccacaaccacaaccacaaccacaacaacaCAGGTTAGTAAGTCTAAACTTGTA includes the following:
- the LOC115983812 gene encoding mitotic-spindle organizing protein 1A-like, whose amino-acid sequence is MDPEAAQKARESLELAFQMSNILDTGLDRHTLSVLIALCDLGLNPESLAAVVKELPTHTHTQHNHNHNHNHNNTGVLDS